In the Arachis ipaensis cultivar K30076 chromosome B04, Araip1.1, whole genome shotgun sequence genome, TATCTCACCACTTAGCATCGGCCACCAATTATTATACAAAGCACATGCCTGTCACATAACACAGATGCAACTAGGTAAGCAACAATTACTTCGTTACCAATAAGATGTGATGCATTTATTAACAATGAGAAGAACACAGACCAAAATTTGCAAGACAATTCCCCCAGAGACTAAGATTGCCAAAAAGGCAAGTTATCCCGTGCTCAGGCAAGAACGCAAATATCCTGGTAAGTCTGCCATCTCCAACTCACCTCATGTTACACGGAAAAAGGGCTGGAGCAAGAAATCTCATTACCATAATACTATATGGATATTAAATCAGAAGAAAATACTAAATCAAAACCAATTCTAATTTCTAACAAAGCTGTCATAGATAAGATGAAGGTGTAAACCAACCACACTGATATTCAAAAGTTTGGTTTTATTCTATCACAGTGCCTGCTGCATAAGCACAGAGAAAGAAAATCTAGTGATTTAAGATCAGTATCAGGTAAATTAATGACATAACGAAGAGAACAAAGGCCATATTTTTTATGAGATAGCTAAAATGCAATATGATTTCAAACCTAATTCACCTAATAGACATTACATTATTTCAATCACAATTTGCCATACAAGATATCACTTCTCTTTATTATTGAACAAGTGAATGACATTTCCACACCTTTTCACAAACAAGCCTTTGCATATCTGAAATGGTTTAAACATATAATAGTACCTAAAAATCAAAAACCCAATCCCACATATTTTTTACCctaaaatcaacaagatcaaagttGCACTAGCCAAATGATTGATTGATACCCAAAATCCATACAACAATCTAGTCTAGATGACAGTATATTCAAATATAACTAAATTCACGGATACAAAAACCCAAAGCTAAAAGCGAGGGCCATGGAAGTAAATCCTATGAACAAGCACAGGAGTAATGGCAATTTTGTTCTCTCAGATAAAAGAGAGCAAGAAACTAACAATCAGCAAAGTTTAATCAGAAAAGATGATACACTATAATCCCTAAAATTGAAAGGAGAGGGTTCAGCCTGCAAATAAGTGCATGCGATTGGGAACTACATAAGCAAAGCGGAATCCAATCTGGGAGAACAATAAACTCCGATAAAACCACAAATTGATAAGAGATGTGGAAAAAGGTTGCAGAATAACACAAATTGGGGGGGGGGAGATTAAGAAACTCATACCTGAAGAGTGAAGTGCTTAGAACGAAGTAGAATTTTTGGTTGTAATTGATAGGAGATATATGGATCGGTGCGGTTGATGTATACGGAAGGTTGAATAGCATTCAGGGTTCAGCGGCAACGGCAATGACCTGCCACTCAGACTTAGCTACCAGCTAGCACATGGGTCCAAAATCCCAACAAACCCTTCCGTAGATTATAGAATCCGCCACGATACTCGAGAAACCTAGCAGATTAACGCGATAGCGAAGAACAAGAACACAGATCGAATTGAAAGTGTAGTGCGGCGGGAGGGTAGTAGCTGACATGAGGACATCAAAGGAAAGATTTTTTGGCAGAGCCAATTGTGATGATGCTTAGTGTAGGAGGAACCCTAGCAGAGATTCTCTTCTTCAAAAGAATGGTTAAAAGAGAAGGGAgaattttaaaaaactaaaaatatgaaggggtagtcaaaaataaaaaaatggggttctatttgtaaatatttttttatagttaaTGATATTTTTATAGTCCCATATAGAGGTGGGAGTAAAGAATTCGTTgcctaaaaattaatttttaaaagtaacttataaaaattaacttttaaaaGATAACTTTTTAAAAGGGTCACGGATTTGTTACTCCCACTGAATTATATAACTAAATTTATTTATCCGTTAGTGCTTTCTTATTTTGAATTCATTTATCTAGTGAATGAGCTAAATATTACTTTACTATATTGGACTTCATTTTATCCTCTTTGTTTGTTCTTTTTTTTGCAGTAAAGAAATTTTACATCTGATTATTGAACCAACAATAGATAATTTTAGATAATTATATTCTAAATATAAAGCTCTAGAATATTCAAGTAAACTGGTCTTGAAAAATAAGTTTATTCATAAttgttttatgaatttgaaaCTAACACAGGATGACTTTTACTATGTTGGTTGTCTAAAATTGAAAGTGATCAGAAAATACTCTAGGCATTGAAGTAGTAGGAGAAGGTGCAtattggttttcaaaaattggaGTAATATCTTAGTGTAATAAttgttttactttattttatgattgatGTGTACTTTGTAACTTTATATGATTACATGTATTTAACTTTGATCgaattatcttaaaaaaaaaaaaaaagattaactaTATTAAAATAGTTCATATTCTAGAGATGTAATATAAGACTTCTTTTTTTTAACTAACATCCATGAAGTTTATCCACAGGTATGAGAGTGATAATTTTGAGAAAATAAGAGTGCACTTGAGAACAACATGTTAGCAGTTTTCAATACATAATCagttacttaaaaaaaaaaagagaaaatatatttatatccTTGATGGTTCATTTTAAATCAGTGtgcaactaaattttaaatttttttatcatagGTGACAAATTTTCAATAAATCATGTTTGGGTCTAATTTATTAAGCCTTAAAATAACATAAGAATTAAGAGACAAaagaataattattaaaaaaataagataagcaAGAGGGAAGGATACTCTTAAGAAATTTATATCATTTACAGGTCAAAATTAGCAAGTATAAAATAGTGGCTACCATATCAACCTTAATGTTATCATTATTTATAGGTTTTCTCAATTCTGTTTGTTAAATTCTGAACAAAATTACCCTGGGCAGCCGACAATATGCAAGAGTTGTTGTCTTTAGTAAAGCACCTCTGCCAAATTACCGCCCTGATTTGGATGATAAGCGTCCACAAAGAGAGGTATCACATTGCATTGATGTTTTCTGTTCATTTCCTTTTGTTTCTGCACTAAGAGTTATTAACAAACACCAGCCTTATTAATTGTTTGAACACTTTAAAAATTGTGATGTTTGGTAAATCCTTTATCCTCTTGCATGTTCATGCTCTGATTGACTGATTTTTCTGTGCTCTTGCAGGTAATCTTACCTTTTGGTGTTCATAGAGAAGTAGATACTCATCTCCGCGCCCATCTTTCACAAAAGCCTACAAAAAGGctaggttttttttttatgattcttTGCATAGATCAAGTGATTCTGGAAGTATTCGCACCAATGACGGGATTTATGAGAAGCCAGTGCCTAGGATCCATAATTCTGTTGTCAAGGAGAAAATCCTTCAGCGGAGAAGTTTGGAACTGCGTATTAAGCAAGAAGATTGGCAGGTTTATTAACCCTATCTAAATTGCATCTTATTTTCCATTATATTCTTAGTTGGCATTTAAAGAGTGTTGTGCATTCTTTTTTGAATATCAACCAGTATTTAATTTGTGGTTTTTGGGTTCCGGcaataaaaacatttttattgCTGGTTCAATTCAAGTCTCATTCGTATTGTGAGTGGAACTTTATGAAATCTAGGTACAATTAACGACCTTATTGGTCTAGCCCTGATCGTTATTGTAATAGTTATATCTGTTATGTTTGAATACACTTTTAATGAGTAATAGTTCGTATATTAACAAATTTAAAAAGTTGTTTGTTTCATTGTAGTTCTTTTGACTGGAGTGTCATGAGCAATAGTTGAATATTCTAGATGTTTGTGAGTTTTGATTCATGTTATGTGGTTTCTGAGCTTGTTGACTTATAATTTGAGATGTTTGTTGATCTTCTCTATCTGTGAAAATTTGTGTGTATAAATGTCCTTGTACAAATTTAGCTTTTAGAAATTTATAACAGATGCTGGTTTATCCGTAGGGGTCTCCTGAAGGGCAAAGGATGCTCGAATTTCGTAGAAGTCTTCCTGCATTCAAAGAGAAAGATGCATTTTTGAAAGTCATTTCAGATAATCAGGTGAAAAGGGAAAAATGTGTCCCATGTGTTATGTAATGCTGTCACTGTCATATTACAATTCTTTCTGAGATTCATGCTTTGTTAGCACTGGAACCACAGTTACAAATTTAGTTAAGGGATGTGAAGTGAGTAATGACTTGTAAGAATGCAGCTATCCGTGATCGATTGTATGACTGTGACACGTTTGGAGAGGCATAGACACTGGAACATACATTTCTGGACAACATACATAATAGAGACTAATTTAGTTGTATAAGGTGCTATCAATCAGATCATGAATGGATGATATTCAATCTGATCAGCAAAATTTACCACAATAAAATACTCtgaataatgttttttttttaaatgttatagAGGTTAGTTATCAAATTGGCACAAGTTATAATTTCTTAGCAAGCTATAATTCAGAATTCGTGACATATGttgcaaattttttttcttatgtagGACCATTTATTGCTGAGACTATGAATCCTGATATGCTTTTATTGAATGATAGTTTATATTAATTGGTGTTATTAATGAAAATTTGCAGGTCATTGTTGTCTCAGGTGAAACTGGTTGTGGTAAGACCACACAACTTCCCCAGTACATACTAGAATCTGAGACTGAAGCTGGACGTGGTGCTGGATGTAACATAATTTGTACTCAGCCTAGAAGAATATCTGCTATGTCTGTTTCTGAAAGAGTTGCAGCAGAACGTGGGGAGAAATTGGGAGAATCTGTTAGTTTGTGAAACTTTTGGGCTTTCTGGTTCTTGAAGTATCTGTTATACTTATGACTACTTATTAACTTATATTATCTAATTTGTCCTTCTGAAGGTTGGCTACAAAGTTCGGTTGGAGGGTATGAAAGGAAGGGATACTCCTCTTCTTTTTTGTACCACAGGTGTATTATTGAGGAGACTACTAGTGGATAGGACTTTAAATGGTGTAACTCATGTTGTTGTTGATGAAATTCATGAACGTGGAATGAATGAAGGTAGTCATATATAACGTGTATTCCAGTGTTGTTGATTGCGATACAAGTTTACTTACCACTGGTTTTCACTTTTGTCAGATTTTTTTTTGATTGTCCTGAAGGAGCTTCTTCCTCGCCGTCCTGATTTGAGATTAATTTTGATGAGTGCAACCTTAAATGCTGAGCTTTTCTCTTCCTACTTTGATGGTGCTCCAACTATGCACATTCCTGTAAGCTCTAGACACAAACAGCTTATACCATATTCACTTTCTCTAAAAAATTTCTTTTATAAAATAAAGACAGCTCTTTTTTCAGTCAGGTCTCAGTAGTAGTTGCTTGTTAAATATTTCACGAAGTGTCATGCATAGATTTCTCATTTTGCTTATAGTTGTCTTTAAAAATACCCTTCTCCTTTTGATCTTATGGCCTGTGAAATTATAGGGTTTTACATATCCAGTCCGAGCAAGTTTTCTGGAGGATATTCTGGAAGTGACTGGATATCGGTTGAATCGTTATAATCAAATTGATGACTATGGTCAAGAAAAAACATGGAAAATGCAGAAACAAGCTTTAGCTTTCCGGAAAAGAAAGAGCCAAATTGCTTCTGCTGTTGAGGTGCGTAACTTGCCGTAACATTGTTGCTTTTATAGCTATTCTTTTTGGGTCTAATTCTGTTCATTTCTCTATGAGTTTGTATAGGATGCGCTAGAAGTTGCAGACTTCCACAGATATAGTCTACGCACTCGGGAGTCATTGTCCTGCTGGTGCCCTGACTCACTTGGTTTTAACCTTATTGAACATGTGCTTTCTCACATTGTCAAGAATGAAAGGCCAggtgctgttttggtttttatGACTGGGTGGGATGACATAAACTCCTTGAAGGATAAGCTCCAAACTCATCCTTTGTTAGGAGATCCCAGCCGTGTCTTGCTTCTTGCATGTCATGGATCCATGGCCAGCACTGAGCAGGTAATGTTCATAGTAATAGGCTGGAAAGAAGCCAGCAAAAACAGTTGCCACATTCTAGTTTGCGATTTAATTCAAGATATCAAAGTGCTATATAGTTCCCCTCTTAAGCTTATTGAGGGTAAATATGGTATTAAAAATGGGTTTTTTTTACTGGCTTCGgggaacaattttttttttcaagattaTTTGATTGTAGAAGGGGAGATATTTTAAAATGCAACTTGGAATCAAGAGTCTTGTAGAGCATGAATTTAATCTCATCCATTTACTGCTGCAGTTGCGTATCTAAGGGACTTACTTTGTTACGCTTGCATTTATTTTGCTGCGGAAGATGGGGGAGTGTTGGATTTCTTGTCATGTTGAAGCGATTAACTGAATAACATCTGTGTCTCACCTTATATTTCTAGTCATATTTATGCATAGCAATGTATTTTCTTATAAATTTTGTCTGCtttcctgttttttttttcttctgtaGAGGTTGATATTTGAAAACCTTGAAGGTGCGGTGAGGAAAATTGTTCTGGCAACTAATATTTCTGAGACTAGTATTACCATCGATGATGTTGTCTTTGTGGTTGATTGTGGTAAAGCTAAAGAGACATCATATGATGCACTAAACAACACTCCTTGTTTACTTCCATCTTGGATATCAAAAGCTGCTGCCCGGcaggtatttttttttattgtttatttaattttgtggATATTGATTATTTACCCCTTTGAGGTTGAACATTGTCAAATTAAACTGGTTAAGGAAGACCTAGAAAAATAGAGAACAATGTTATAAAAATCGTTGATCCATATTTTTTTCTTGAAATTTTCGTTTTTCATCGGGTAATGGGATCAGGATCAGCTGTATTTTCTTTACAACAAAAATCTAATAATTTTAGATTGTAAATAATGTGTCAATTGGAACAGATGGAATTGTTGCTGTCACATGCACAGACATTCTTGTATAGTTTAGCTAGTATACAGATGTATATAGATTCACAATGTTTGATACTTTCCAAACTACTACTTATTATGAAGTATATGGATTTGATTATTTTGGTTTCTTAAAAGGTTTCAATTTCTTTTCTTTAGAGGAGAGGAAGGGCTGGTCGTGTTCAACCTGGTGAATGCTACCATCTATATCCCAGATGTGTTTATGATGCTTTTGCTGATTATCAATTGCCAGAACTTTTGAGAACACCTTTGCAGTCCTTATGTTTGCAAATCAAAAGTTTACAAATTGGAAGTTGAtggtttatcagtggctaagagaaaagggggttgaatcttagcccccttttcacTTAGTAACTCTTGCTGTCCTTTAGAACACTTGAGGAGATATTTCTTGTTTTTGTCTCATGCCTAGCCAAGAGACTTTTTCGTTTTGTCTCGTGACCAgccacgagatatttttcagttttgtctcctatgcagcagaaacagaaatggagtagaagagagagaaatatacaccaagatatatcctggttcagctgctaagtgcaatgcagcctacatccagtctccatcacaatgatgatggaatttcactataatcatccttgattacaaacaccaattctccctaggaactacccttcctatccgggacaagtccagaatctaattcccaatcctgaacttgacttggtcactaccaagctttcaactgctaagagCTAACCCAACTTGAAAGGGGatttccacagaatcatgaaatacAATACAGATGTataaaggacctctaaggacatctatggcttttcttttaattttgcactctcagccttttttcgctctatggctttttcttacaaacctcactgtttgcctttttctatgagactcaagacagacaaaattaaacagaaaattacaaaatagaaaacattgaaggagaaaaacttctgttagcttaggtagctatgagaactctatgccttgcactctcactccttgcttcaagccctggctgttctcccttatttatagaaggggaagcctccaNNNNNNNNNNNNNNNNNNNNNNNNNNNNNNNNNNNNNNNNNNNNNNNNNNNNNNNNNNNNNNNNNNNNNNNNNNNNNNNNNNNNNNNNNNNNNNNNNNNNNNNNNNNNNNNNNNNNNNNNNNNNNNNNNNNNNNNNNNNNNNNNNNNNNNNNNNNNNNNNNNNNNNNNNNNNNNNNNNNNNNNNNNNNNNNNNNNNNNNNNNNNNNNNNNNNNNNNNNNNNNNNNNNNNNNNNNNNNNNNNNNNNNNNNNNNNNNNNNNNNNNNNNNNNNNNNNNNNNNNNNNNNNNNNNNNNNNNNNNNNNNNNNNNNNNNNNNNNNNNNNNNNNNNNNNNNNNNNNNNNNNNNNNNNNNNNNNNNNNNNNNNNNNNNNNNNNNNNNNNNNNNNNNNNNNNNNNNNNNNNNNNNNNNNNNNNNNNNNNNNNNNNNNNNNNNNNNNNNNNNNNNNNNNNNNNNNNNNNNNNNNNNNNNNNNNNNNNNNNNNNNNNNNNNNNNNNNNNNNNNNNNNNNNNNNNNNNNNNNNNNNNNNNNNNNNNNNNNNNNNNNNNNNNNNNNNNNNNNNNNNNNNNNNNNNNNNNNNNNNNNNNNNNNNNNNNNNNNNNNNNNNNNNNNNNNNNNNNNNNNNNNNNNNNNNNNNNNNNNNNNNNNNNNNNNNNNNNNNNNNNNNNNNNNNNNNNNNNNNNNNNNNNNNNNNNNNNNNNNNNNNNNNNNNNNNNNNNNNNNNNNNNNNNNNNNNNNNNNNNNNNNNNNNNNNNNNNNNNNNNNNNNNNNNNNNNNNNNNNNNNNNNNNNNNNNNNNNNNNNNNNNNNNNNNNNNNNNNNNNNNNNNNNNNNNNNNNNNNNNNNNNNNNNNNNNNNNNNNNNNNNNNNNNNNNNNNNNNNNNNNNNNNNNNNNNNNNNNNNNNNNNNNNNNNNNNNNNNNNNNNNNNNNNNNNNNNNNNNNNNNNNNNNNNNNNNNNNNNNNNNNNNNNNNNNNNNNNNNNNNNNNNNNNNNNNNNNNNNNNNNNNNNNNNNNNNNNNNNNNNNNNNNNNNNNNNNNNNNNNNNNNNNNNNNNNNNNNNNNNNNNNNNNNNNNNNNNNNNNNNNNNNNNNNNNNNNNNNNNNNNNNNNNNNNNNNNNNNNNNNNNNNNNNNNNNNNNNNNNNNNNNNNNNNNNNNNNNNNNNNNNNNNNNNNNNNNNNNNNNNNNNNNNNNNNNNNNNNNNNNNNNNNNNNNNNNNNNNNNNNNNNNNNNNNNNNNNNNNNNNNNNNNNNNNNNNNNNNNNNNNNNNNNNNNNNNNNNNNNNNNNNNNNNNNNNNNNNNNNNNNNNNNNNNNNNNNNNNNNNNNNNNNNNNNNNNNNNNNNNNNNNNNNNNN is a window encoding:
- the LOC107635779 gene encoding DExH-box ATP-dependent RNA helicase DExH3 isoform X2 yields the protein MLEFRRSLPAFKEKDAFLKVISDNQVIVVSGETGCGKTTQLPQYILESETEAGRGAGCNIICTQPRRISAMSVSERVAAERGEKLGESVGYKVRLEGMKGRDTPLLFCTTGVLLRRLLVDRTLNGVTHVVVDEIHERGMNEDFFLIVLKELLPRRPDLRLILMSATLNAELFSSYFDGAPTMHIPGFTYPVRASFLEDILEVTGYRLNRYNQIDDYGQEKTWKMQKQALAFRKRKSQIASAVEDALEVADFHRYSLRTRESLSCWCPDSLGFNLIEHVLSHIVKNERPGAVLVFMTGWDDINSLKDKLQTHPLLGDPSRVLLLACHGSMASTEQRLIFENLEGAVRKIVLATNISETSITIDDVVFVVDCGKAKETSYDALNNTPCLLPSWISKAAARQVSISFL
- the LOC107635779 gene encoding DExH-box ATP-dependent RNA helicase DExH3 isoform X1; its protein translation is MLEFRRSLPAFKEKDAFLKVISDNQVIVVSGETGCGKTTQLPQYILESETEAGRGAGCNIICTQPRRISAMSVSERVAAERGEKLGESVGYKVRLEGMKGRDTPLLFCTTGVLLRRLLVDRTLNGVTHVVVDEIHERGMNEDFFLIVLKELLPRRPDLRLILMSATLNAELFSSYFDGAPTMHIPGFTYPVRASFLEDILEVTGYRLNRYNQIDDYGQEKTWKMQKQALAFRKRKSQIASAVEDALEVADFHRYSLRTRESLSCWCPDSLGFNLIEHVLSHIVKNERPGAVLVFMTGWDDINSLKDKLQTHPLLGDPSRVLLLACHGSMASTEQRLIFENLEGAVRKIVLATNISETSITIDDVVFVVDCGKAKETSYDALNNTPCLLPSWISKAAARQRRGRAGRVQPGECYHLYPRCVYDAFADYQLPELLRTPLQSLCLQIKSLQIGS
- the LOC107635779 gene encoding DExH-box ATP-dependent RNA helicase DExH3 isoform X3, producing MLEFRRSLPAFKEKDAFLKVISDNQVIVVSGETGCGKTTQLPQYILESETEAGRGAGCNIICTQPRRISAMSVSERVAAERGEKLGESVGYKVRLEGMKGRDTPLLFCTTGVLLRRLLVDRTLNGVTHVVVDEIHERGMNEDFFLIVLKELLPRRPDLRLILMSATLNAELFSSYFDGAPTMHIPGFTYPVRASFLEDILEVTGYRLNRYNQIDDYGQEKTWKMQKQALAFRKRKSQIASAVEDALEVADFHRYSLRTRESLSCWCPDSLGFNLIEHVLSHIVKNERPGAVLVFMTGWDDINSLKDKLQTHPLLGDPSRVLLLACHGSMASTEQLRI